The DNA segment CTCGTCGCCGTCTTCGACGACATAAGAGTGGTCGCGTGTCGTCGTCGACTCCCCGAACTTGTGCTGTAGGTTGACGACCGCGTCGTTTGTCTCGTGACGGATCGCCTGTTCGATCGGTTGCCACTCCGGCTCGCCCGCAGCACTCAGGGACAGCGCTTCCCATCCGTCGAGTGCACGACGATCCTTTCCGGGTTCGATCGCAGCGACGTCACCGCCGTCGGCCGTGATACGGACTTCTTGGTCAGTGGACTGTTCGCCGCGCTCGAAGAGGTCCTCAATCGGGAGAATCCGGACTCGCCCGTCTGGATCCAGAACGACCACGGGACGATCACCGGTCACGCTATCTCCGTAGGCGACTTCGTATCCGAGATCCTCAACAGCATCTTCAGTGTGGTCGATGACTGACCGGCCGGTGGCCGTCACGGCGGCGGCGTTGTCCTTGTCGTACAGACGGAAGCGGTCCCACCCCGAAACGCCGTACAATGACTGCCCGACCCACTGGAATTTGCCGTTTCGACCTGCGAGGACGGTATGATTATCCTCGACAGTGACGCTGTACACACCGTTTTCTGCCTCGCTACGCGTGCCGCTTCGATGCATCCGGAGCGTGTTCTTCGAATCCTCAGTCACGTAGATCCGGTAGGTACCGCTGTCCTCGTTGTAACTCGCAGTGAGGCCGAGGTGGGCACACAACCGGAGTACGTCGTCCCGCAATTGCCTACTCGCTGTGCTGTATCGCCAGGAATTGACCTGCCAGTCACCGTCGCCAGCGATGAGCGTCTCGAGGAAGCGCCGCTTCTGGTCGCGACTCGCCTCGAACACAAACTCCGGGATCCGCTTGCTGAAACTATCTTCGCCAGCGATGTCCTCTAGGAGATTTCCGAGGAGCCGTGACGTGAACTGATACCCGTTCTCGCCAGCATAGTAGTCAAAGCCCATCCGATCGAGTAGTTCCCCGATCGCCGCGTGAGTGTCTCGGCCTCTGTCGTCTCCCCCGTCAGCGATCGCCTGTGCGTCCTGTGCAATCGAGACCGTCGTCGCGGAGCCACGGAATTTCTCGCCGAACTGCTTGTCTTCGGACGTGTAGACTGACCCTTCAGTAATATACCACGCAAGCAGTTCGAGGAAGTCGTCACCGTCGTACTGGCGCGGGATCCACTTACGGTTGGCCGCTGTGTGGACGTAGAACGTCGAACACGCGTCCGCAAGGTACGCACGGTGTTCTTCGAACTCGTCGGCGTCGAAGACGTATCCGGTTGTCTCCGCATCGGCCTTTTGGACCTTGTCCGGATAGTAGCCAATCTCGGCGGCCAGCGTGTGCCCGTGCACGTCGTTGTCCGCCCAGACCTCGTACTCGCCGTCGTAGAGGTCCGTGAGATCGACGGTCTCGATCCGTTCGCCTGCTGGCCCCGTCCAGTCGTGGGGTAACTGGTAGTTCGTCGCCCGATCGAGTTCTCCGGCTTCGACGAAGCGGTAGTCGTCCCCGTCCCAGGAAATGCCGTTTGTCTCTGCCTTCCGGACGAGCATCCGGTGGTTCGGCGTAACGCTGAAGTCGATCTTGTCAGTCTCGATGTCGACCAGTTCACCGTCGTAATCTGGATATTCCCACGTTTCGGTAACGGACTTGACCTCCATCCGTAGCGTGTCCGGGTCGATCGAGTACACGTCATCGCCCACATCCAGGTCTCGTATGTTCCGAACGCCGTCCGGAGTTACCACCTCCGTGTCCGGCGTGAAGCAATTCATAACTACTTTGACACTTCCTTGTTGCCGGTCGTACTGTTCGTACTCTGGAGTGCCTGGCTCGTGCTTATTCCGGAGTTCCTTTTTTTCTTCGCGTTCTGATAGGAGTTCGGTGACCATCTCGCGGATGATCCCATCAGGCTCCGTCTGGAAGTGTTGACCGTTGGGCGCGACGAAGGTGTCACCGTCGTAGTCGTCGGGATCGACCTTCGTCTCCGGGGAGGCGTTGATCGTCACCATACACATCGGATAGAGACTCTTCAGGTCCAGTACCGAGACCATCTCCTTGACCCCGGTGATCGGATCGAAGACCGCGCCGCCCTCGAACTCCTCGCCGGACTCGACAGTCCCCTTCGAGGGCAGGGCAAACCGGCCGTGGGCCTTGTGCAGAACGTATAGGTCGACTGCGTCGCCAGGCGTGGGCGCGTCCTCGAGCCGGCACCCGACGAAGGAGGCGATCTCCTCGAAGAAAGCGATTATCTCCTGTTTGCGGTCCAGTTCCACGCAGAGTTCGACGTCTCGGAGGTTGTACTCCAGCAACCGCTCGGGATCGTCCTCCCAGAGGTCGCCGATGTCGCCGGTGTAGGTCTCTTTGCCGGCGCCGAGTTCCTCCTCACCGACCGCCTCGAGTCGGTAGGACTCGAGTTCGGTAAACTGTGTGCGCTTGTACGCCCGCAGGAGATCGAAGACCACCCGGCCTTTGATGTCCGGCCCCTGCCAGTCGCTGCGCCAGACTTCGTTCACGCGCGAGAGCCGATCGATGTCCAGATTGTAGTCGGTCGTCGGGTCCACAGCGTCGAGTCGGTCAAGGAGGTACGGCGCGTCGAAATCGGCGAAGTTCCAGCCCGTCAGAATGTCCGGGTCGGTGTCCTCCATGTAGGAGACGAACGCGTCGAGCATCGCTGGCTCCTCGTCGAAGACCCGGATATCCGCGTCGAGGTCGTCGTCTTCCAGTGGCTCGTAGCCGTCCAGTCGGTCCGGCACTTCGACACCTTCGCCGGCGTCGTACAGCCAGAGGATGTACTCGTCGCGGTAGGAGTCGTGACTGGCGATACAGATGATCGGTTCCTCTCCTTCCTCGGGAAACCCCGAGCGGTCGTCGACCTCGATGTCGAACGTCGAGACGCGCGGCTCGGCATCGAGGTCGACGGCTTCGATTTCCTCGTGTGGGACGCGGATCCGATGGGCGTTCGCGTGCTCCTCGCGACGATCGGGGACGCGGACGCCACTCGTGATGTCCTTGTCGATCAGGAGCCGATCTGGGAAGAGGATGTCCGCCTCGTAGTGGTCGAACTCGTCGCGGATCTGCCCGACATCTCGTGGTGTCTGTCCAAAGATCCTCGTCAGTGTTTCGCCACGGATCGACTCGTAGCCGGTCTCCCAGCCGGTGATACGATCCCGGGATCGCAGATCGTCGAAATCCAGATTCGCGGTTGGCGCGTAGAAGTACGGCTTGAACTCGTAGACTTCCACGTGGATCAGTTCGCGATCGCCCGGCGTCCGACCGAACACGTGTACCACGGGATACTCGTCGTCACCGGACCCCTCGACCGTGTAATCGACCTGTGTGACCGAGAGTTCGACGGTTCCCTCGGCGTCGGGATACCGGAACTCCTCGGCGTCCACGACGTCGGCAGCGGTGCTCTCCGCGCCAGCGACCGCTGCCGCTTCGTCCTCGGGCCGGCCCGTTCCGCCCTCGCCGAACGCCGCCAGGCCCGTCTGCTCGCCCTCACTCATGTTGTTCCCATTTTGGCAGGGCCCCTAAAAACACCCGCGGTCGGGCCGGCAATCCCTGACGCATGGACAAGGCTTTTGGTATGGCGTCTCATACCAGCGTCTGAAGTCATGTCGAACCGCGTCAACGCAGCAGGAGAGTCGGATCGTGCGGCAACCCCCGAGACGATGACCGGCGCGGAGACAATCGAAGCCTACGAGGACAGCGGCACCGTAGTGTTTTACGACGCGGAGAACCCACTCGCCTGGGTCGAATCGGATTCGGCGGTCGCGCTAGAGGACGCCATCTGATACTGAGGGCGATACGTTCCTGAAGCTATTCGGCACGTCGTCGTGCCGACATTTCGAAAGGGTGTAGCCACCAGTACGGGAAGAAACGAGCGTCGTCTGTGGATCACAATTCTTGCCGAAACGAGCGAGCGCGTTTTTCGGCACCGTTCGGGTTCAACGGCGTCTATGAGTCCTGCACTGTGAGAAAGGCCCGCGAGCGGCGTCACAGGAAACGGTGGATCCAGCCACTAGCAGTCGCCTGAATATGACGGGGCCCGTCGACCGATACGATGAGCGAAGCAGACCACATCGAACAGTTCGCGGTTTCGGCCGCGAGTGAGAGCGAAACGAAAACCGTCGTCGAGGCGCGCGAATTCGAGTTCGTCGTCGACGAGCCCACCGAACTCGGGGGGACGAACGACGGTCCGAATCCCGTGGAGTACCTCATCGGGGCGTGGGCGGGCTGTCTCAACGTCGTCGTGCACACCGTCGGCGAGGAGCGCGGGATCGAGATCGGTGACGTCGAGATCGGGATCGAGGGCGACCTCGACCCCAGAAAGTTCCTCGGTGTTACCGACGACGGGAGAGCCGGATACCGGGAATTGCGAGTCGACGTCGAAATCGAGTCCGACGCGGATCAAGGGGCCCTGGATGCGTTCGCTGCGGCCGTCGAAGCGCGCTGTCCCGTCGGTGACAACATCGCGAACCCGACGCCGACCGAGGTCACGGTCGACGCCTCCGCGTAGGGACAGGGGCCGACAGAGAGCGCGCGAGTGCCGTCGAACGAACGTGCTGACCGACCGCGGAACGTTTTTCGGCCCCCCTCACGAACCACGAGGTATGTTCGACGGGTCCGACGAGCAGTCACCACACGAACCCGACGAGTTCGACCCGGACTCGCTCGGGCCCGGCGGGTTCGACACGGATTCACTCGGGCCTGAGGTGCCCAGTGCACCTGATCCACCGGAGAGCGACGACGCCGACCCGGCGGTTCGCGGGCTGTTCTGGTGGCTCGTTCTCCTGGCGAACGTCGCGCTGTTGGCCGCCAGCCTCGGGGTCATGTTCGTCGCCTTCCAGGGCTGGTGGGCGCTCGGGACACAATTCACGCTCGCGGGCGCGATTCTCGGGCTCTACGTCTATTATCGAGTCAAACGATTCCAATCAGACTGATCTAGTTTTCCTCGGCGATCCGATCGAACGCGTCGATTATCGCCCGCTTCCCCACAGCTTTTTTGCGTTTGGGTATCCTCGGGCCGTCGGCCCTGCGGGTACCACTCACGGCAAAAACTTGGGAAAAAGACCGCTCGCTTCGCTCGCGGGTGCTACTCCTCCGCGATCCGATCGAACGCGTCGATTATCGCCCGCTTCGCCACCGCTCCCTGTGTCGTCCAGTGATGCGCGTAATCGAGCATGTCGTCGTAGATGTCGGGTTTACAGCCCGCCGCGCGGGGGTGGCCGCCGCCGTTGACCTGTTCGGCCACCTCGTGGCACCGCTCGAACGACTCGGTCCCGCGCAGACTCGCACTCCCCGCGGGTTTGACGATTACGGCGGCGTCGGCCCCCCGTTCACGCAGCGCCTCGGCGACCTCGTTTTGCGAACAGCGGCCGTAGGTCACGCCGACAGTCCAGGGGCCGATCTCCCGCAACTGAGCGCGCTCGATTGCCTTCTCGATCAGCGCCTCCTTCTCGACGCGTTTCTCCTTCAGATACTGCTCGACATCGGCCGGCAGGTCAGCGCCGTGTTCGCTGACGGCCGCAAGGTACTCTTCGGGTTCGCTCCAGTGGGAGAAATCCGCCAGATCGTCGCTTCGGGGATCCTCGCGGATCCAGAGGTCGTGATCGCGAGTGACCGCGACCAGATCGACCAGTGCCTCGTCGAATTCGTGATCGAGCTCGCGCAGCGCGACATCGGCCGAACATTCCTCGTCGGACTCGCCGACAACCAGCTCGACGCCGGCGGCCCCCACGAGCTCGGAGAGGTCGTCGTTCCACTGGTGATGGTCGAACCAGCGGCTCTCGCCCGCCCTCTCGGCCAGCGTGTCGAGCGCCTCGATGTCGTCGGCCCGGTCCGGACAGAGATCACAGATGAAAACGTCCGCTCCGGGATCGAGATACTCCGCCGTCCAGGCGAGCCGCTGCTGGAGTTCGTGGGGACTCGCGGGGACGAGCGCAGCGTCGCCACGCGTGGCTCGAACGAGCGCGACGCAAGCCAGCCCGTCGGCGTCAGGGTCAGCTATGACGACCGTGTCGGCGTCCGCGAGCGCGTCCTCGACCTCCTGCTTCTGTTCGGTCCGCGTGAGGTCGTCCGGTCGGAAGAACCCCTCTCCGGGGAGCACTGACTTGCGCTCCAGCGACAGCGACTCGTCGTCGATGAGATCAGCGTTCATCGTCAGGCCCCCGTCTCGCCGGGTACCGGTACGTCACGTTGTTCGTCGGGGTCGAGCTGTCGGGCCGTCAGCACCGGCACAGGCGACCGGCGAACGACTGCCTCGGCGACGCTACCGAGCAGGAACGAGTGGTCTCCGTGGCGGCCACGCGTGCCTGTGACGATGAGATCCGCATCGACCTCTGCCGTGTAGTTGCAGATCTCACTGGCGGGATCGCCCTCTCGAACCGCCGTGGTCACGGTGTCGTCCTGCGCGTCGATTTCGGAGAGTGCTTCCTCGCCGCGGGCCCGGAGGGCGGTACGGAGGTCGTCACGCACGGCCTCCGGCGACGTCTCGACCTCCGTTTCGTCGACGACGTAGAGCGTGTGGATCGTCGCGTCGAATCGGTCTGCGAGGTCGAACGCGAGCGTGACGGCCCGGGCGGCGCTTTCCGACCCGTCGGTCGCGAGCACGACTGTCTCGAACATACACCCACCTACTGGCGGTGACAGGATAAAAGGGGTGGAGACGAACGCGAACTGGCGGTCCTCGGTGGCTTTTTGCCACCACCGGACAGATACGTCAGCAATGGCCGTCGAAATCGACACTGTGCTCGTCCCCGTCGACGACACCGAGGAGGCCGAACGTGCCGTCGAATACGCTGTCGCGATCGCCCAGCGCTACGGTGCGAGCATCCACATCCTGCACATCGTCGACGACTCCGTGGCGCGCGCCATCCAGCGCGACGAGATCGACGCCGATGCCGTCGCCGAGGAGCACCGCGCGTTCATGGCCGCGGTACGAGAGCTAACCAGAGACGCCGACGGCGATGTCGAGGCGACTCAGTCGTCCGCTGCCGGCTTCTCGGCGGAGCGGCTCAGCCAACATCCCGTCAACGTCGTCCTGGATTCGGCCGAGGAGATCGGTGCCGACATGATCGTCGTACCTCGGGAGAGTACCAGCGACGCCCCCGGAGCGATGCTCGGCAAGGTCGCCCAGCACGTCCTCTCGTACGCGAGCCAGCCCGTCCTGTCTGTATAGGCGTTGTCGGCAACGATTCGTGTGTACTGACGGGAAATCGCGGGGAAAGATACTCCGTTAGGAAGGAAGTCAATGGAGGCGGATCGACATCTCGATCTCGAAGCTCTCGGTGCCGCAGATCTCGAAGCCGACCTTCTTGTAGAGTTCGATCGCCGGTTCGTTCCACCGCTCGACGGTCAGCCAGACGGTCTCGATATCCGCTCGTTGTGTGTGGCCCAGCAGCGTCTGCAGCAGTTCGGTGCCGATGCCGGCGCCCTGGTGTGTATTGAGCACGAATATCGCCAGCTCGTAGCCCTCACTGTCGTCGGGAACGAGCATCGAGTGGCCGACAGCGTCGTCCCCGTCCCAGGCGATGACGTTCAGACAGTCCGCTGCCAGTACCGTGTCGAGCCAGTTGTCGATGGCATACTCCTTGACCGGCGGGATCCCCTGAGCGCGATCGGCAGGGTCAAATGCCGTGTACATCTCCACGAGCGCCTCTCGGTCGTCCAGCCCGGCGGAACGGATCTCGATCTCCCGGTCGTTCTTGTCAGTGATCGTCCGCGGGGGCGACGGGAACTCACCGGCCGGCTCGTCGGGGTAGGTTCGGTTGACAGTCATCGAACGAGGGTCACCGGGGTTTCGGAGTTGAGGACGACGAACTCGGCGACGCTCCCGAGCTGGATCTTGCCGAGCGTGCTTCGGTTCCCTCCGGCGATAACCAGTCGATCGAAGTCCTCGCCGTCGACGATTTCGACGAGCGTCCCCGCGACGTGACCGTCGATGTGACGGATCTCGGTATCGACGCCGTGACCTTCGAGCTCCGACCGTATCCGCTGCTCGATCTCAGCAGGTGTGGCTTCGACCGCGGTGTCGTCGTAGATCGCGATCGAAACGTCGTCGCCGGCGGCCTCGGCCCGTTCGATCGTCTGTCGAAAGGCCTTCCAGGACTCCTCGCTCCCGTCGTGGCCCAGCAACACGTTCATACGACCGCTCATGGGGGCTGGGCTGTTAAGTATCAGGGGTCGTCGGGGCACGTCACGGCGGCCGTCGCGGCGACACGCTTTTTCGCGGGGCAATCACACTGTCATCTATGACAGAGACACCATCAGGGGACGACGCACCCGAGAACGCGGATCCGACAGGTACGGACGCCGCCGGCGATCCGTCCGTCACAGCCGAGTCGGGAAGCGACGACCCCGATCGAGACGTACCCGAGGACGTACAGAAGTACGATCGATTCAAGAAGATCGACGGCTCGACCTACGACCGCGCGAACGATTTTCTGCGCGAGCGAACCTACATCACGGCCCGCGAGTGGGCGATCGCCCGGCTCTGTGCCGATTTCCGGACTGAAACTGGTGTCGAAATGACGAAGATCGGCGAGAACCTGCCCGAGCTGGTCCCTTTCATGACCGATACCTACTCGCCGCAGGCAGTCAATCAGGCTCGGGCATCCTTCGAAGAGAAGGTCCGCAAGGCCGGTGCGACCTTCCTCTACGGAGCGATGTGTGACTTCTTCACCGCCGAGGAGCTGGACGACGTGATGTACGAGGCGACCGAGGTCGCGAAGTTCCTGCTCGAAGTCGAGGGCGTCGATCTGGCCGTCGAGGACGAACTCGAGGCCGAAGACCGTATTTCGAGCGTGATGCGTGACGTGCGCGAGCAGTCCGCTGCGCTCCGTCACGACGAGGTGACGTGCCCAGAGTGTGGTCACGAGTTCGAAGCCGGCGACTAGGATCTCCGGTCGAAAGGCGTTTCCTGATCGCCCGGTATCTCCGTGTATGAGCCTCGATGATCTCACTGCGGACGTTACGGACGCGGCAAGCGAGCTCGGCGACTCCATCGACGTGACCCTCGATCGGGAGACTCGAACCGAGCTCGCGATGTTGACCGCCGCGATGGAACCGACCGACGCCGACGAACTCGTCCGTCGCGCCGTCCACGCGTTCTTCCAGCAACAGGTCGACATGGGACGGCTCGATTTCCAGCTTCGCGAGCAGTACGACGTGACCTACGACGAATATCTGTCCGGGATGACCTTCGACGAGATGACCGGCGGCGCGGGCGCGATGGGCAGCGGACCGAGTGGCGATCCCGACGACCGGCGCTACCAGTTCTAGTCCAAACGCCCAAGAGAAGCGACGGCCGATACCCACGTATGGAATCCGATCAGCCACCGTGGCGCGCGCTGACCGAAAGCGTTCTCGGGTACGTCCTGCTGGGAGCGATCGTCTTTCTGACGATGTTCGTGATCCCGTACCTGCTGTTCGTGGCCTAATCGAGCAGTTGACCGATCCGCTGAGGTTCGCCCGACAGGGACGGCTCCGTTTCGACGATCTTGAGCACCTCGTGGTCGGTCACGTCGGGGTAGGACTTCCCGATAGCGTCCTCGATGAGCGACTTCTCTAGGCGGAACTCGTGGCCCTCGTAGATCACGTCGACACCCTGCTCGTCGAACGAAAGAACTGTCATTGGCCGTCGTTAGTGGCGGTGATTCAAAACGGGCCCGATCCGGGTCGCACCGATACCAGCGACTGACCCCGGCCGGCTCCGTCCGATTGCCCGCCGCCCGCGTCAGACGCCCGTCAGACGGGCGAATGACGCGTGCTGGGGCTTTAATACAGACGATAACGGTATAACTGGTGTGCTGTTCCGCTCGGACCCACTGGACGAACTGTCGATTCCAGACGGCACGACCGTCGAAGAACACGACCTCGTGACCGACGGGGACGTGCTGGTCGGCGGCCAGTCGACGGTCGAGTTCGGGGTCCGCGGGCGAAACGTGATCGCCGGCGAGCGCGTTCGCTTCGGCGGGCACATCGAGGCCGAAGGCGACTGCCGGCTGGACATGTGGTGTGACGTGGCGGACAACGTGCTGGTCGGTGAGGACGCCTATCTGGGCGAGCGAGTCCACGTCGGCGGCCAGCTGAAGGTCGCGGGCGACATCGACATCGGCGACGACGTCGACATCGAGGAGGGCTTCGAGGCCAACGGCTGGATCGTCATCCGCAATCCCATGCCGACGATCGTCTTCCTGTTCGTCTATCTCGGCCAACTGCTGCGGATCGGCGAGGAAGAAGCCGCCGAGAATACGCTCTCGGAGCTACTCGATACCGACCGGGAGGACGACCCGATCGTGATCCCGCGCGGCGCGACCGTCGGCGACGACGCCTGGCGCGTCTCCACGCCCGCGCGGATGGGTGACGACTGCCGGATCCACGGCAACATCCGCGCCGCGGACGTGACGGTCGGACGGGACAACGTGATCTTCGGGAGCCTGCGGTCGAAAGGCGACATCGTCGTCGGACGTGGCAGCGACGTCAAGGGCAACGTGACCACCCGCAACGGGGACGTCGCGGTCGGCCCCGGCGTGAAGATCTGGGGCGATATCGCGGCCGAGAACGTCCAACTCCACGAGAACGCCACCGTCGACGGGACGATCCGCGCCAGCGGGGAGATCCAGCTACACACCGATGCCGTGCTGGACGGTCCCGACGAGGACGCCGAGGCGATGGCCGAGATGGCCGCCGAGATGGAGGGCGCGTCGGCTCCGGTCGCCGGGGACGGAGTAGCCGAAGACGGATCTGAAGAAGACGCGTCCGCTGGAGCCGAGCCGGACGATGGTGAGTCGGCCGCAGACGAATCGAGCGAAGACGAACCGAACGACGAGCCTGCCGAAGGCGATCCTGCTGAAGTCGAGAGTGAGTCCGCCGTGGACGAATCCAGCAAGGATCGGCCCGGTGGGGACGTGCCCGACGACAGCGTCTCCGAGGGCGAGACTGACCGGGAATCGGACGCCGACGCAGCTACAGAGCGACCGGAGACGACCGGAGACGGCCCCGACGGCGACCACCCCGATCCTGCCACCTGATCGAACGCAGTCCGGGTCGTGGTCTGGCGCGTGGATTTACAGATCTTTGCCGCCGTTGGCGTCGATAACCTCGCCGGTGATGAACGACGACCGGTCGCTCGCCAGAAACGCGACGATCTCCGCGATTTCCTCGGGAGTGCCCAGTCGGCCGAGTGGCGTATCCTCCCGGATCCCGTCTTTGACGTGCTCGGGAAGCGCTTCGACCATCCTGGTGGAAATGAAGCCGGGCGCGACGCAGTTGGCAGTCGAGCCCTTGGGTGCGAGTTCGAGCGCGAGCGTCCGTGTGAACCCGAACATGCCGGCCTTGGCCGTCGCGTAGTTGGCCTGCCCGAAGTTGCCGCCCTTGCCGATGATGCTGGAGATGTTGATCAGCCGCCCCTCCGCTGCAGCGGCCAGGTCGTCGTAGAACGTCTGGGTGGCGTGGAACGCACCGTCGAGATGCACGTCGAGGACGGTATCCCACTCCTCGTGGGACATCTCGGTGAACTTGACGTCCTGGTTGATCCCGGCGTTGTTCACCAGTACGTCGACCTGTCCGAACTCCCTGTGGACTCTGTCGCCCATTCGCTGGACGGCCTCGATATCGGTCACGTCAGCCTGGGCGATCAACGCCGTGCCTCCCGCCGCTTCGACAGTAGCGGCGGTCTGTTCGGCCCCCTCTCTGGAACTCCTGTAGTTCACCACGACGTTGTGTCCGTCCTCGCCGAACCGCTCGGCGATGGCCCGACCGATCCCGCTCGAAGATCCCGTAACGACACAGGTTTTCGCTGTCATATGTGTGATGACTCTCTATCGCTTCAAAATGATGGCGTCCCTGGCAAATATTCCCGATCGACGCTGTCCGATGTGTTTCGTCAATCACAAGCACCGCATGACTTCGCACAGCCGTAACGTGAACCGCATTGTAGCGTTTTGGGTGCGTTCGACACCCCCTCACCCACCAGCGTATACAGGCAGCAGGCCAATGGCTATTTGGAATGGTATATCATGGTATTTATGCTCCGCTGTTGGTCGCTGTGTTCTCACCCAAGCAGGCTAGCGACATACCCGTCTG comes from the Halapricum desulfuricans genome and includes:
- a CDS encoding polymer-forming cytoskeletal protein; the encoded protein is MLFRSDPLDELSIPDGTTVEEHDLVTDGDVLVGGQSTVEFGVRGRNVIAGERVRFGGHIEAEGDCRLDMWCDVADNVLVGEDAYLGERVHVGGQLKVAGDIDIGDDVDIEEGFEANGWIVIRNPMPTIVFLFVYLGQLLRIGEEEAAENTLSELLDTDREDDPIVIPRGATVGDDAWRVSTPARMGDDCRIHGNIRAADVTVGRDNVIFGSLRSKGDIVVGRGSDVKGNVTTRNGDVAVGPGVKIWGDIAAENVQLHENATVDGTIRASGEIQLHTDAVLDGPDEDAEAMAEMAAEMEGASAPVAGDGVAEDGSEEDASAGAEPDDGESAADESSEDEPNDEPAEGDPAEVESESAVDESSKDRPGGDVPDDSVSEGETDRESDADAATERPETTGDGPDGDHPDPAT
- a CDS encoding beta-ketoacyl-ACP reductase; the encoded protein is MTAKTCVVTGSSSGIGRAIAERFGEDGHNVVVNYRSSREGAEQTAATVEAAGGTALIAQADVTDIEAVQRMGDRVHREFGQVDVLVNNAGINQDVKFTEMSHEEWDTVLDVHLDGAFHATQTFYDDLAAAAEGRLINISSIIGKGGNFGQANYATAKAGMFGFTRTLALELAPKGSTANCVAPGFISTRMVEALPEHVKDGIREDTPLGRLGTPEEIAEIVAFLASDRSSFITGEVIDANGGKDL